The Fortiea contorta PCC 7126 genome has a segment encoding these proteins:
- a CDS encoding IS701 family transposase, translated as MKETTPTAMPPCFEKWCQRFDDVFNHQAQKREFRHYLGGLLGESERKNLLQMAGNAIGVNYHRLHHFLTDAPWSAKKLNERRLEVMNKCSQTRINRGFSLIIDDSGHRKSGNLTEGVGRQYIGEIGKTDNGIVVVTSHLYDGRKSLPLDIELYQHADSLPQGKQDPLFEKKTEIAIKLIDQTRERGYQPGIVIVDAGYGNNTSFLLELEKRNLKYLGGVAKNRKVTISNQGNYQQTIRLDELAQTLPQEAFSEIKLKLDKSRTVWVATRLVEISRLEGQRSIAIVMNADTFSNATDIDYFITNVSTSVVTPEWIVNTYSQRNWVEVFYREAKGFLGLKEYQVRDKTSLIRHFILVFCAYTFILWHQLTGGLRRRWATKPLNTFTDALEAFRTAISFRFFEWLTINRDVFASHKASFGFIWA; from the coding sequence ATGAAAGAGACAACTCCCACAGCCATGCCCCCATGCTTTGAAAAATGGTGTCAAAGGTTTGATGATGTATTTAATCATCAAGCGCAAAAAAGGGAGTTCAGACATTATTTAGGGGGATTATTGGGGGAAAGTGAGAGAAAAAACCTGTTACAGATGGCAGGAAACGCCATAGGGGTGAATTACCATAGATTACACCACTTTTTAACAGATGCACCTTGGTCGGCTAAAAAGCTGAATGAAAGACGCTTGGAGGTAATGAACAAGTGTAGTCAAACTAGAATTAATCGGGGATTTAGCTTGATAATTGATGATTCAGGGCATAGGAAAAGTGGTAACTTGACTGAAGGAGTTGGAAGACAATATATTGGAGAAATCGGTAAGACTGATAATGGAATAGTAGTGGTAACAAGTCATTTATATGATGGCAGAAAAAGCCTACCATTAGATATAGAGTTATATCAGCACGCTGATTCATTACCACAGGGGAAACAAGACCCATTATTTGAGAAGAAAACCGAGATAGCAATTAAGTTAATAGACCAAACAAGAGAGCGAGGATATCAACCAGGAATAGTAATTGTAGATGCGGGATATGGTAACAATACATCATTCCTATTAGAACTAGAAAAGCGAAACTTAAAGTATTTAGGAGGAGTAGCCAAAAATCGGAAAGTCACAATTAGTAACCAAGGAAATTATCAACAAACAATCAGGCTAGATGAATTAGCACAGACGTTGCCCCAAGAAGCTTTTAGCGAAATTAAACTCAAATTAGATAAATCCCGAACAGTGTGGGTAGCAACAAGACTTGTAGAGATATCACGTCTAGAGGGACAGCGAAGTATAGCTATCGTGATGAATGCTGATACTTTCTCAAATGCCACTGATATCGACTATTTTATCACTAATGTTTCTACATCTGTTGTCACTCCAGAATGGATAGTCAACACCTATTCTCAACGAAATTGGGTGGAAGTTTTCTATCGAGAAGCCAAAGGCTTTCTCGGATTAAAAGAATATCAAGTCCGAGATAAAACTAGTCTCATACGACATTTTATCCTGGTTTTTTGTGCCTATACTTTTATTCTTTGGCATCAGCTGACTGGGGGTTTGAGACGTAGGTGGGCAACTAAACCTTTGAACACTTTTACTGATGCTTTAGAAGCGTTTAGAACAGCGATTTCTTTCCGTTTTTTTGAATGGCTAACCATTAATCGTGACGTATTTGCCTCTCATAAAGCCAGTTTCGGCTTTATTTGGGCTTAA
- a CDS encoding DNA polymerase III subunit gamma/tau, which produces MTYQPLHLKYRPQSFAQLVGQQAIATTLTNAITSKRIAPAYLFTGPRGTGKTSSARILAKSLNCQHGDSSTPEPCGQCDSCSAIASGLSLDVVEIDAASNSGVENIRQIIDRVYVAPVNSRYKVYVLDEVHSLSSQAFQALLKTLEEPPRNVVFVLCTTEVHKVPTTIASRCQRFDFKRIGVDDMVKHLNYIISEEIIDITPEALLLVAQMSSGCLRDAECLLDQLSLLNTTITPNWVWELAGTVPEYELLTLVERIQENNSDAVIAIIRNLLEWGKEPLVILQNLTSFLRDMLIAKTSPNNQKMVTLTEDTWKELCEITKNWDSTTILLAQQHLRQSEVQVKLSTQPQLWLEVIILGLLPSANCTTPATFIPMRDNPPWTNWKTPGDAIAWAQEQLPQMSIESLQQQWNSLTPINGKKAPAWVEMVGQLIASR; this is translated from the coding sequence ATGACATACCAACCACTTCATCTCAAATATCGTCCTCAATCCTTTGCTCAACTTGTTGGTCAACAAGCGATCGCTACCACACTCACCAACGCCATCACTTCAAAGAGAATTGCCCCGGCGTATCTGTTCACAGGCCCAAGAGGCACAGGAAAAACCTCCAGCGCTCGCATTCTGGCAAAATCTCTCAACTGTCAACATGGTGACTCTTCCACTCCTGAACCCTGTGGGCAATGCGATTCATGTAGTGCGATCGCTAGTGGATTATCTCTGGATGTAGTAGAAATAGATGCTGCTAGCAACTCTGGCGTAGAGAATATCAGGCAGATTATCGACCGTGTTTATGTTGCACCTGTCAACAGTCGTTACAAGGTGTACGTTCTGGATGAGGTACATAGTCTCAGTTCCCAAGCATTCCAGGCTCTTCTCAAGACTTTGGAAGAACCTCCTCGTAATGTAGTATTTGTCCTCTGCACCACAGAAGTTCACAAAGTACCTACCACCATTGCCTCTCGATGCCAAAGGTTCGATTTTAAAAGAATTGGTGTTGATGATATGGTGAAACACCTAAACTACATTATCTCTGAGGAAATAATCGATATTACTCCAGAAGCGCTGCTGCTGGTAGCACAAATGTCTTCTGGATGTTTGAGGGATGCTGAGTGTTTGCTAGATCAACTCAGTCTGCTTAACACTACTATCACCCCTAATTGGGTATGGGAATTAGCAGGTACTGTACCAGAGTACGAATTGCTAACACTGGTGGAGAGGATTCAAGAAAATAACAGTGATGCAGTGATTGCGATTATTCGCAATTTACTGGAGTGGGGTAAAGAACCACTGGTAATTCTGCAAAATCTCACCAGCTTCTTGAGAGATATGTTGATTGCCAAAACATCTCCCAACAATCAAAAGATGGTGACACTTACTGAAGACACTTGGAAGGAATTGTGTGAAATCACGAAAAATTGGGATAGCACAACCATCTTACTCGCCCAACAACATCTCAGACAATCCGAAGTGCAAGTGAAGCTTTCCACTCAACCACAATTATGGCTAGAGGTGATCATTCTGGGGCTGCTACCTTCTGCTAACTGTACTACTCCGGCTACATTCATTCCCATGAGAGACAATCCACCGTGGACTAACTGGAAAACACCTGGTGATGCGATCGCCTGGGCGCAAGAACAACTACCTCAGATGAGCATCGAATCTCTGCAACAACAGTGGAATTCTCTCACACCAATTAATGGAAAAAAAGCGCCCGCTTGGGTAGAAATGGTAGGACAGTTGATAGCTTCCAGGTAA
- a CDS encoding Uma2 family endonuclease — translation MQVTQQRYFTPEEYLQLEEAADYKSEYIDGEIIPMAGGTINHNQIALNLSTELNFAFKKQNNRVYMGDVRLWTPPKRTYTYPDVMILVDEPEFWNNRKDIIVNPQVIIEVLSKSTAAYDSEDKFQAYRTIPTFQEYLLIDQNRIHIDQFSKTGKKQWTLREYDEEDEKVSLVTVPFEISLEDVYNKVKFEVVEFAEERVDGEELG, via the coding sequence ATGCAAGTAACACAACAGCGATACTTCACCCCAGAGGAATATCTGCAACTAGAAGAAGCTGCTGACTACAAAAGTGAATATATTGACGGAGAAATAATTCCTATGGCGGGTGGAACAATCAATCATAACCAAATAGCCCTGAACTTAAGTACAGAGTTAAATTTTGCTTTCAAAAAGCAAAATAATAGAGTTTATATGGGTGATGTGCGCCTGTGGACACCACCCAAGCGTACCTACACGTATCCAGATGTAATGATTCTAGTGGATGAACCTGAATTTTGGAATAACCGCAAAGATATAATTGTCAATCCACAGGTAATTATTGAGGTGTTATCAAAATCAACCGCAGCCTATGACAGTGAAGATAAATTTCAGGCTTACCGAACAATTCCTACCTTCCAAGAATATCTTTTGATTGACCAAAACCGGATTCACATAGATCAGTTTTCTAAAACTGGTAAAAAGCAATGGACGCTGCGTGAATATGACGAAGAAGACGAGAAAGTTTCTCTTGTCACAGTACCTTTTGAAATTTCTTTAGAGGATGTATATAACAAGGTTAAATTTGAGGTTGTAGAATTTGCAGAGGAAAGAGTTGATGGTGAGGAGTTGGGGTGA
- a CDS encoding IS4 family transposase, whose translation MLAILYQKHLKSQLSLAEYLLLKILIHLLQSIKEVTLEKLANALPLGIKFESRRKRIQRFLSLPNLTIEKVWLPIIQELIANYFQNEKIIYIAIDRTNWSRINLLMVSVIWDKRAIPIYFSLLPKLGSSNLTEQQKILSPVIAILKDYKICVLGDREFCSVKLAKYLQSKDVYFCLRLKKNEFVEIKQDMFMELSSLGLTPGVSFFIKGVKVTKTQGFISFNVAGKWQRKINGVAPKEAWFILTNFDTLESAIAAYKKRFDIEEMFRDFKTGGYNLENTNVQGERFISLVLLIAIAYTSATINGQLIKRKGIQKYIARIKERSRSQRRHSSFYIGLYGQTWVHFKDSCIDLVTQLMRINRNKWKHYQQGLRAMKLIESIL comes from the coding sequence ATGTTAGCTATATTGTACCAAAAGCACTTAAAAAGTCAATTGAGTTTAGCAGAATATCTGTTGCTAAAAATTTTGATACATCTGTTGCAGTCAATCAAAGAAGTAACTTTAGAAAAATTAGCGAATGCGCTACCTTTGGGAATTAAATTTGAAAGCAGAAGAAAAAGAATACAAAGATTTTTATCATTACCAAATCTCACAATTGAAAAAGTTTGGTTGCCAATTATTCAAGAACTAATAGCAAACTACTTCCAGAATGAAAAAATTATTTATATAGCAATTGATAGGACTAATTGGAGTCGGATAAACTTATTAATGGTCAGCGTGATTTGGGATAAAAGAGCCATACCAATATATTTTAGTTTGCTGCCCAAATTAGGTAGTAGTAATCTCACGGAACAGCAGAAAATATTATCGCCAGTTATAGCAATATTGAAAGATTATAAAATCTGTGTGTTGGGGGATAGAGAATTTTGCTCGGTAAAACTAGCAAAGTACCTTCAGAGCAAGGATGTATATTTTTGTTTGCGATTGAAAAAGAATGAATTTGTAGAAATTAAACAAGATATGTTTATGGAGTTAAGCAGTTTAGGATTAACTCCTGGAGTATCTTTTTTTATCAAGGGAGTTAAGGTAACAAAGACTCAGGGTTTTATCAGTTTTAATGTGGCTGGTAAGTGGCAACGTAAAATTAACGGAGTAGCACCCAAAGAAGCATGGTTTATTTTAACAAATTTTGACACCCTAGAGTCAGCAATTGCTGCTTACAAAAAGCGATTTGATATTGAAGAAATGTTTAGAGATTTCAAAACAGGTGGCTATAACTTAGAAAACACTAATGTTCAAGGTGAACGTTTTATTTCTCTAGTTTTGTTGATAGCGATCGCTTACACCTCTGCAACAATTAATGGTCAACTTATTAAACGCAAAGGAATCCAAAAATATATAGCTCGGATTAAAGAAAGGAGTCGTTCTCAACGGAGACACAGTAGTTTTTATATCGGCTTATATGGTCAAACATGGGTACATTTCAAGGATAGCTGTATTGATTTAGTCACACAATTAATGAGAATTAATCGTAATAAGTGGAAGCATTATCAACAAGGTTTAAGAGCCATGAAGCTTATTGAATCTATATTGTAG
- a CDS encoding aldo/keto reductase, whose protein sequence is MQYRRFGKTNLNLSVFSLGAMRYLVNQENVQQTIEQALALGINHIETARGYGKSEEYLGAALKTGLSVPRSQLYITTKIPPTPDADTMHRFIDESLEKLQLDYLDCLGIHGLNTWEHLELVKTGCIQAVEAAVDDGRIKHVGFSSHGSLEVIQAAINTDLFEFVNLHYYYFFQRNAPAIKLAVEKDMGVFIISPADKGGRLYSPPPKLQQLCQPFSPLELNYRFLLSDPRITTLSVGPANPEELINPLQVADNCGELSTAEISAFQRLENQQKNALLTDKCSQCFACLPCPENIHIPEVLRLRNLSIAYDMTDYGQYRYGMFENAGHWFPGMKANRCTECGDCLPRCPEELNIPALLQDAHETLNGKAGRRLWG, encoded by the coding sequence ATGCAATACCGACGCTTTGGTAAAACTAATTTAAACTTATCTGTTTTTTCTCTAGGTGCAATGCGCTACCTAGTTAATCAAGAAAATGTTCAACAAACTATTGAGCAAGCTTTAGCCCTAGGCATTAATCATATAGAAACAGCTAGAGGATACGGTAAAAGTGAAGAATATTTGGGAGCAGCGCTCAAAACAGGGTTATCTGTACCCCGTTCCCAACTCTACATCACCACCAAAATTCCTCCTACACCCGATGCTGACACCATGCATCGATTTATTGATGAATCCTTGGAAAAATTGCAACTCGATTATCTAGATTGCTTAGGAATTCATGGCTTGAATACTTGGGAACATTTAGAGTTAGTTAAAACCGGCTGCATACAGGCTGTAGAAGCAGCTGTGGATGATGGAAGGATAAAACATGTAGGCTTTTCTAGCCACGGTTCATTAGAAGTAATTCAGGCGGCAATTAACACAGATTTATTTGAATTTGTCAATCTGCATTATTACTATTTTTTCCAACGAAATGCACCAGCAATTAAGTTAGCAGTTGAGAAAGATATGGGCGTTTTTATCATTTCTCCTGCAGACAAAGGAGGAAGACTCTACAGTCCACCACCAAAACTACAACAATTGTGTCAACCGTTTTCACCTCTAGAATTAAATTATCGATTTTTACTCAGCGATCCGCGAATTACAACCTTGAGTGTAGGGCCAGCTAACCCAGAAGAATTAATTAACCCGTTGCAGGTTGCTGATAATTGCGGCGAACTGAGTACAGCAGAAATATCAGCTTTTCAAAGATTAGAAAATCAGCAAAAAAATGCTTTATTAACTGACAAATGCAGTCAGTGTTTCGCTTGTTTGCCTTGTCCTGAAAACATCCATATACCAGAGGTATTACGATTACGAAATTTGTCTATAGCTTACGATATGACAGATTATGGACAATATCGTTATGGCATGTTTGAAAATGCAGGTCATTGGTTTCCCGGAATGAAAGCTAACCGCTGTACAGAATGCGGTGATTGTTTACCAAGATGTCCTGAAGAATTAAATATTCCAGCTTTATTGCAAGATGCTCATGAGACATTAAATGGCAAAGCTGGGAGAAGATTGTGGGGATAA
- a CDS encoding DUF6876 family protein, whose amino-acid sequence MINQDDLAHFTGSSTNFKHWSKKLLYTEGIQFVAEEAQAYWLIDAIASYQTNELLSKHPELKEFQLWQLEVNTDKTAVLTCGVDSDCHPDVVQNIEFTDFPLQQIKLYVCQTVLMLPSEY is encoded by the coding sequence ATGATTAACCAAGACGATTTAGCCCACTTCACAGGTTCTTCTACAAACTTTAAACACTGGTCTAAGAAACTCTTATATACAGAGGGTATCCAATTTGTAGCGGAAGAAGCTCAAGCCTATTGGCTGATTGATGCTATTGCCTCTTATCAAACAAATGAACTTTTATCGAAACATCCAGAACTCAAAGAATTTCAACTTTGGCAATTGGAAGTTAATACCGATAAAACAGCAGTTCTCACTTGTGGTGTTGATTCAGATTGTCATCCAGATGTAGTGCAAAACATAGAATTTACCGACTTTCCCCTACAACAAATCAAGCTTTATGTCTGCCAAACAGTATTGATGCTACCGAGTGAGTATTAA
- a CDS encoding 3'-5' exonuclease, translated as MDAAYNPRNFITKSGNKIVVQENKLDIFYTDDAEHPKWQPIRTIKPYNTLKQMILDIETSGLISGTERILAIGCMNELGEYFVFMEEDESKLLLQFISHFQRTSPDVVLTYNGTEFDLPFIIHRCKINGIPHPFTISSKSRTIRTAQVFGKPIEIREIFIRNSQHVDVYICVLRWDFVIKSLFNSHSLKKVVLQMGLREHERLVLTHQEIQQCWSGGSGSRGWQKIREYLIYDLEDTKLIADKLVPSYHYESLIVPRMNLQQLSLTGNGTKWQRVLESQYPSYEPTTDRKMKFEGGLVISISGLHRSIAKIDVSSLYPSIMLKYGICSRKDTRRVGLSILEYLTKERLKLKQLGKAGDMSVKQAEGSLKELINSLFGFYGTSGVGFNDMEAAALVTAYGRRILRFMIDVIEKAGGVQVESDTDGIFFSHPKPLMVFENLQNSLPHGINIELEVLAKAMFVPTRGAKNYILWHEDGKITTKGSWRKRDRSRLEKQFPLNYLTQYLESKVSAEKYYQELTKIIASGEFPLEELQITRKIKKGEKTLLALGNTGDIVTFYQGFQGITNSAPYSSSYYLGLITNKRDEILSIIWRGDETA; from the coding sequence ATGGATGCTGCTTACAATCCTCGTAACTTTATTACCAAAAGTGGCAACAAAATTGTAGTTCAAGAAAACAAACTAGATATCTTTTATACAGACGATGCAGAACATCCAAAATGGCAACCAATAAGAACAATTAAGCCATATAATACCCTGAAACAGATGATACTTGATATTGAAACATCAGGGCTGATATCTGGAACTGAGCGCATTTTAGCTATAGGATGCATGAATGAATTGGGGGAGTATTTTGTATTCATGGAAGAAGATGAATCAAAATTGCTTCTCCAATTTATCTCCCATTTTCAGCGCACATCACCTGATGTAGTTCTGACATATAACGGTACAGAATTCGATTTACCATTTATCATTCATCGGTGCAAAATCAATGGCATACCACATCCATTCACAATCTCCTCTAAATCTAGAACTATCAGAACGGCACAGGTATTTGGCAAGCCGATTGAGATTCGAGAAATATTCATTAGAAATAGCCAACACGTTGATGTATATATCTGTGTATTAAGGTGGGATTTTGTAATCAAATCTCTCTTTAATAGCCATTCCCTCAAAAAAGTTGTATTGCAGATGGGGTTAAGAGAGCATGAAAGATTGGTGCTAACTCACCAAGAAATTCAACAGTGTTGGAGTGGTGGTTCAGGTTCTAGGGGATGGCAAAAAATTAGGGAGTACCTGATTTATGATTTGGAAGACACGAAACTGATTGCTGATAAATTGGTTCCTTCCTATCACTATGAGTCTCTGATAGTACCAAGGATGAATCTGCAACAGCTTTCTCTAACTGGCAATGGTACTAAATGGCAACGGGTACTAGAAAGCCAATACCCAAGTTATGAACCAACAACCGATCGCAAGATGAAGTTTGAGGGGGGTTTGGTGATATCGATATCTGGATTGCACCGCAGCATTGCCAAAATCGATGTTTCCAGCCTCTACCCCAGCATCATGCTTAAATATGGCATTTGCTCTCGCAAGGATACACGCCGAGTAGGATTGAGTATTCTAGAGTATCTCACCAAAGAACGTCTCAAACTCAAACAACTGGGGAAAGCTGGGGATATGAGTGTCAAACAAGCGGAAGGTTCTCTCAAAGAACTGATTAACTCCTTGTTTGGCTTTTATGGTACTTCTGGTGTTGGCTTTAATGATATGGAAGCTGCTGCACTAGTAACAGCTTACGGCAGACGCATACTGCGATTCATGATTGATGTGATTGAGAAAGCAGGGGGTGTGCAGGTGGAATCTGATACTGATGGTATTTTCTTCTCTCATCCCAAACCGTTAATGGTGTTTGAAAATCTACAGAATTCTTTACCACATGGTATCAATATAGAATTGGAAGTTCTAGCCAAAGCTATGTTTGTTCCTACCAGAGGAGCCAAGAACTATATCCTTTGGCACGAAGATGGGAAAATCACCACTAAAGGTTCGTGGCGTAAACGCGATCGCTCTCGTCTTGAGAAGCAGTTTCCTTTGAATTACCTTACTCAATATCTGGAGTCGAAAGTCAGCGCCGAGAAATACTACCAAGAACTGACAAAAATCATTGCTTCTGGGGAATTCCCACTTGAAGAATTGCAAATCACACGCAAAATAAAAAAAGGCGAAAAGACTCTTCTTGCTCTTGGTAATACTGGTGATATTGTCACTTTCTATCAGGGTTTTCAAGGAATTACCAATTCTGCCCCATATTCCAGTAGCTACTATTTAGGACTGATTACCAATAAACGAGATGAAATTCTCTCAATCATCTGGAGGGGAGACGAAACAGCCTAA